Proteins encoded within one genomic window of Phototrophicus methaneseepsis:
- a CDS encoding VWA domain-containing protein produces MRTDFSLDYDVLTVAKAHKLFLMARLIAGPSDSARPDLNLSLVIDQSGSMAGSKIDYTQQAAQFLVQHLGVRDTLSIVLYNNTVNTLLAPQHIQNKDEVIQRLDQINVSSTTNLSGGWLQGCQHVAQNYSAQQLNRVILMTDGLANRGVTDYSQLVEMTRQKHKEGISTTTMGLGDDFNESLMMAMAEAGGGAFYFIESPEVTPGIFNEELRGLLNTVGQNLQITINPAPEVSAVQQLNAYPKRMQSNATTFLLGDIYADEIKTLVIEMSIPALKQLGERQIATLRFEYDEINDNGTHHHSDEMPVRVNIRPEEAQPLLPKPQVAHSVLLLQAATAREQAIEAADQGNYEQASRVLKAMADQIEESHVNDPTLDEERNALLAQAEEMTQGRPAYNPYQRKTMSTQAYYTRTDRHDATVMLRTRELLRKVREEQAHAPTAPPNRPAPTHLQWRDKSFPLVGDLIRMGRSIHNEIMIDGGGISRFHCQLKREGDTLLLEDVGSTNGTFLHGQLINTPTIIRAGDEVYLCEEKLVFTHEST; encoded by the coding sequence ATGCGAACTGACTTTTCCCTAGACTACGATGTATTAACTGTTGCCAAAGCACATAAGCTCTTCCTCATGGCGCGCCTCATTGCAGGCCCCAGCGATTCAGCACGCCCAGACCTGAACCTCAGCCTCGTCATTGACCAGAGCGGCAGCATGGCCGGCTCCAAAATTGATTACACACAGCAGGCAGCACAATTCCTGGTCCAGCATCTGGGCGTACGGGATACGCTCTCTATTGTGCTCTACAACAACACCGTGAATACGCTCCTTGCACCGCAACACATCCAGAATAAAGACGAGGTCATCCAACGTCTGGACCAGATCAATGTTAGCAGCACCACCAATCTGAGCGGCGGATGGTTACAAGGCTGCCAGCATGTCGCACAGAATTATTCCGCACAGCAGCTTAACCGCGTCATCCTCATGACGGATGGGCTCGCCAATCGCGGCGTCACAGATTACAGCCAGTTGGTAGAAATGACGCGCCAGAAGCATAAAGAAGGCATTTCTACAACCACGATGGGCCTGGGGGATGACTTTAACGAGAGCCTGATGATGGCTATGGCGGAAGCTGGCGGCGGAGCTTTCTACTTCATCGAAAGTCCAGAAGTTACACCCGGTATCTTCAATGAAGAATTACGCGGCCTCTTGAACACTGTCGGGCAGAACCTACAGATTACGATCAATCCCGCGCCAGAAGTCAGTGCCGTTCAACAGCTCAATGCTTACCCGAAGCGAATGCAAAGCAACGCAACGACATTTCTATTGGGAGATATTTACGCCGATGAAATCAAAACGCTCGTCATTGAGATGAGTATCCCCGCCCTTAAGCAGCTTGGGGAGCGCCAGATTGCCACGCTTCGCTTTGAATACGACGAAATTAACGATAATGGCACGCATCATCACAGCGATGAAATGCCCGTCAGGGTGAATATACGCCCTGAAGAAGCACAACCCCTGCTACCTAAGCCGCAGGTTGCGCACTCTGTACTGCTGCTACAAGCGGCGACTGCGCGTGAACAAGCCATCGAAGCAGCAGACCAGGGCAATTATGAACAGGCTTCGCGTGTGCTTAAGGCCATGGCAGATCAAATTGAAGAATCCCACGTCAATGACCCGACATTGGACGAAGAACGAAACGCCCTGCTCGCCCAGGCGGAAGAAATGACGCAGGGACGGCCAGCCTATAATCCTTATCAGCGCAAAACCATGTCCACTCAGGCTTATTACACGCGCACAGATCGCCATGATGCAACAGTCATGCTGCGCACGCGGGAACTCTTACGCAAAGTGCGAGAAGAACAGGCCCATGCACCAACAGCCCCACCCAATCGCCCCGCGCCCACACATCTACAGTGGCGTGACAAGTCCTTCCCCCTGGTGGGCGATCTCATCCGCATGGGGCGTTCGATTCATAACGAAATCATGATTGATGGGGGCGGAATATCACGCTTTCACTGTCAACTCAAGCGCGAAGGCGATACACTATTGTTAGAAGATGTCGGCAGCACCAACGGCACCTTCTTGCACGGGCAGCTCATCAACACACCGACTATCATCCGGGCAGGGGATGAAGTCTACCTGTGCGAAGAAAAGCTGGTATTCACCCACGAAAGCACATAA
- a CDS encoding phosphoribosyltransferase family protein: protein MSQQETYAIDIAGVQRDLRLFEIKPGVRIAILNILGDTELVNAAAKELAQKLSTQTFDYLVTAEAKSIPLAHAISAEMGKPYIVLRKSYKPYMGEALQSETLSITTGKPQTLFLDEKDRASIKDARVVLVDDVISTGSTLQGMRLITEKAGAEIVAEAAILTEGDRAQWHNIIALGHLPVWVDE, encoded by the coding sequence ATGAGCCAACAAGAAACCTATGCCATCGATATTGCCGGTGTGCAGCGCGATCTGCGCCTGTTCGAGATCAAGCCAGGCGTCCGCATCGCAATTCTGAACATCCTGGGCGATACAGAACTGGTCAATGCTGCGGCCAAGGAACTGGCTCAAAAATTATCGACGCAGACCTTCGACTATCTCGTCACTGCGGAAGCCAAATCAATTCCGTTGGCCCATGCGATCAGTGCGGAGATGGGCAAGCCCTATATCGTCCTGCGCAAAAGCTACAAGCCCTATATGGGCGAAGCGCTCCAATCAGAGACGCTGAGCATCACCACAGGCAAGCCGCAAACGCTCTTCCTGGATGAAAAAGACCGTGCCAGCATCAAGGATGCCCGTGTGGTCCTGGTCGATGATGTCATCTCCACAGGCAGCACCTTACAAGGCATGCGCCTCATCACGGAAAAAGCAGGGGCGGAAATTGTAGCAGAAGCAGCCATCTTAACCGAAGGGGACCGCGCACAATGGCACAACATCATCGCCCTGGGCCATCTGCCCGTCTGGGTTGATGAATAA
- a CDS encoding CBS domain-containing protein: MNVVDIMTHNPITVMSDQPLGTALALMASHTCKHLPVMSRSHHLVGVISDRDIRYALESPYTLDTDWSNHQHVRNTKISQVMTAAPIIVEPQAPAKMAAELMLTHRIGCLPVMRAETLVGIITRSDILIAFMTLLQRDEAIPIKRSNSGI; this comes from the coding sequence ATGAATGTTGTTGATATCATGACGCACAATCCAATAACGGTGATGTCGGATCAACCGTTGGGCACAGCCCTGGCGCTGATGGCTTCGCATACGTGCAAACATTTGCCCGTCATGAGCCGCAGCCATCACCTTGTTGGTGTGATCAGTGATCGAGATATCCGCTATGCGTTGGAATCACCGTATACACTGGATACGGATTGGTCCAACCATCAGCATGTACGCAATACGAAAATCAGCCAGGTGATGACCGCCGCACCCATTATTGTGGAGCCACAAGCGCCCGCTAAGATGGCGGCAGAACTGATGCTCACACATCGGATTGGCTGTTTACCTGTCATGAGAGCAGAGACGCTCGTCGGCATCATCACTCGGTCAGACATCCTGATTGCCTTTATGACGCTTCTGCAGCGTGACGAAGCAATCCCCATTAAACGGTCAAACTCTGGCATTTAA
- a CDS encoding universal stress protein: MLKHVLVTLDGSELSEQALQYAENLVTPDGKLTLLSVVDVPDMQVYSMYDLPLIVQEMDYDHFVNKVESSMREYLNGIVASLQRRGLQAVPLVTTGDPAKMIIEQAEKLSVDTIVMCTHGRSGLSRWLFGSVTQKVLNTMPCPVLVIPGTVVKKESTRGTVESSVAGDTPANTTSAVPV, translated from the coding sequence ATGTTAAAGCATGTCTTAGTGACGTTGGATGGATCTGAACTATCAGAACAAGCCCTGCAGTATGCTGAGAACCTCGTAACCCCAGATGGCAAGTTAACGCTGCTGAGCGTGGTTGATGTGCCGGATATGCAAGTCTATTCCATGTACGACCTGCCGTTGATTGTGCAGGAAATGGATTACGATCACTTCGTCAATAAAGTTGAATCTAGCATGCGAGAGTATCTAAACGGGATTGTCGCGAGTTTGCAGCGGCGCGGTTTGCAAGCTGTGCCCCTGGTAACGACAGGTGATCCGGCGAAGATGATCATTGAGCAGGCAGAGAAGCTCTCTGTTGATACGATTGTGATGTGCACACATGGGCGCTCTGGCCTCAGCCGCTGGTTGTTTGGTAGCGTGACCCAAAAAGTCTTGAATACGATGCCGTGCCCAGTATTGGTTATCCCCGGGACTGTGGTGAAGAAAGAATCAACTCGCGGGACAGTTGAGTCCTCAGTGGCAGGCGATACCCCGGCTAATACGACGTCAGCAGTGCCTGTATAA
- the glpK gene encoding glycerol kinase GlpK encodes MADHILALDQGTTSSRAILFNKSGQIVKVAQREFQQIYPQPGWVEHDPNAIWESQLAVAQEVANEASIAAIGITNQRETTVIWDRETGEPIHNAIVWQDRRTSRFCDELRAEGFDKTIAEKTGLITDAYFSGTKVKWLLDNVPGAREKAQAGKLAFGTIDSYLVWKLTGGRLHITDVTNASRTMLYDIHKKWWSTTVCERFDIPMSILPQVVSSSAVYGETDSKLFGTSIPIAGIAGDQQAATFGQAVYEPGLVKNTYGTGCFMLMNTGKEPVASKNNLLTTVAWRIGEEPTQFALEGSIFIAGAAIQWLRDEMKLIQKASESEAIATSIESTDGVYVVPAFVGLGAPYWDQYARGTIVGLTRGSGRAQIVRATLESIAYQTRDVLTAMQADSGLDIPLLRVDGGAVANDFLMQFQADILGIPVVRPAIIETTALGAAYLAGLAVGYWPSQADIEKQWRAEKTFEPNMSEDQRDQLYAGWQRAVERARAWEQD; translated from the coding sequence ATGGCAGATCATATCCTCGCTCTTGATCAGGGTACGACTTCTTCGCGCGCGATTTTATTTAATAAAAGCGGCCAAATCGTCAAGGTGGCGCAGCGCGAGTTCCAACAGATTTATCCTCAGCCCGGTTGGGTTGAACATGACCCGAACGCCATCTGGGAGAGCCAGCTTGCTGTGGCGCAAGAAGTCGCCAATGAGGCCAGTATTGCAGCGATTGGGATTACGAACCAGCGCGAGACAACCGTCATCTGGGACCGGGAGACTGGCGAACCGATTCATAACGCGATTGTCTGGCAAGACCGGCGGACGAGCCGTTTTTGTGATGAACTACGTGCAGAGGGTTTCGATAAGACAATTGCTGAAAAAACGGGCTTGATCACCGATGCTTATTTCAGTGGGACGAAGGTTAAGTGGTTGCTGGACAATGTGCCGGGCGCACGCGAGAAGGCACAGGCGGGCAAATTGGCTTTCGGTACGATTGATAGTTACCTGGTCTGGAAGCTGACCGGAGGCCGATTACACATCACAGATGTGACTAACGCCAGCCGCACCATGCTCTATGACATACACAAGAAATGGTGGTCAACGACAGTTTGCGAACGATTTGACATCCCGATGTCTATTTTGCCACAGGTTGTGAGCAGCAGCGCCGTCTATGGAGAGACAGATTCTAAGCTCTTTGGCACTTCAATCCCGATAGCGGGCATCGCAGGGGATCAGCAGGCGGCGACGTTTGGGCAGGCTGTTTATGAGCCTGGGCTCGTTAAGAACACCTATGGGACGGGCTGTTTTATGCTGATGAATACGGGCAAGGAGCCTGTTGCCAGCAAAAACAACTTGCTGACGACTGTCGCGTGGCGTATTGGTGAAGAACCGACGCAATTTGCACTGGAAGGGAGCATTTTCATTGCCGGGGCCGCGATTCAATGGCTGCGTGATGAAATGAAGCTCATCCAGAAGGCCAGCGAATCGGAAGCTATCGCAACCAGTATTGAAAGTACAGATGGTGTCTATGTGGTACCCGCCTTTGTGGGCCTGGGTGCACCATACTGGGACCAGTACGCGCGCGGTACGATTGTGGGCTTGACCCGTGGCAGCGGGCGGGCGCAGATCGTCCGGGCCACATTGGAGAGTATTGCTTATCAAACGCGCGACGTCCTGACAGCGATGCAGGCTGATAGCGGCCTGGATATTCCGCTGCTACGTGTTGATGGCGGTGCTGTGGCGAACGACTTCTTGATGCAATTCCAGGCTGATATTTTAGGTATCCCCGTGGTGCGGCCCGCTATTATTGAGACGACAGCATTAGGTGCCGCTTATCTGGCAGGCCTGGCAGTGGGTTATTGGCCCTCACAAGCGGATATTGAAAAACAATGGCGTGCGGAAAAAACCTTTGAGCCGAACATGAGTGAAGATCAGCGTGATCAACTTTATGCGGGGTGGCAGCGCGCTGTTGAACGGGCGCGTGCCTGGGAACAAGATTGA
- a CDS encoding ABC transporter ATP-binding protein: MNNAVISVQNITKDLKMGSQTVHILRGVSFEVYAGEMVSIVGPSGSGKSTLLGIIGGLDTATSGRLTIDGIDVTRMSEGKLTEIRNEKIGFIFQFFNLIPTLTAIENVALPIEFAKNRQYKPRKRARELLDLLGLGDRLNHLPTQLSGGQQQRVAIARALANNPAFILADEPTGNLDTESSDNVLRALQSIRRTANTTIILVTHDAELAERGDRVLTLVDGRIVNEKVNAVPYR; this comes from the coding sequence ATGAACAATGCTGTCATCAGCGTGCAAAACATCACCAAAGACCTCAAGATGGGTTCCCAGACAGTTCATATCTTACGCGGCGTCTCGTTCGAAGTTTACGCCGGAGAGATGGTGAGCATCGTCGGGCCATCCGGCAGTGGTAAAAGTACCTTGTTGGGTATCATTGGCGGTCTGGATACAGCTACATCTGGACGGTTAACGATCGATGGCATTGACGTAACACGTATGAGCGAAGGCAAGCTGACGGAAATCCGTAACGAGAAAATCGGCTTTATCTTCCAGTTCTTCAACTTGATCCCCACCCTAACAGCGATCGAAAATGTGGCCCTGCCGATTGAGTTTGCTAAAAATCGCCAGTACAAACCGCGCAAGCGTGCCCGCGAACTGCTGGATTTACTCGGCCTTGGAGATCGTCTGAATCACCTGCCAACGCAGCTTTCAGGCGGGCAGCAGCAGCGTGTCGCCATTGCGCGTGCTCTGGCGAATAACCCGGCGTTCATCCTGGCCGATGAACCCACTGGCAACCTGGATACGGAATCCAGCGATAACGTCCTGCGCGCGCTGCAAAGTATCCGCAGAACGGCAAATACTACCATTATTCTCGTCACCCATGACGCAGAACTCGCTGAACGCGGCGATCGCGTGCTGACGCTGGTCGATGGCCGTATCGTAAACGAGAAGGTAAACGCTGTACCTTATCGCTAA
- a CDS encoding class I SAM-dependent methyltransferase codes for MSKGELAALRGVPSYVWRDGQERRLQLIAHWAKLDEATVLEAGGGVGMYASQIGRRYTARVELFDIELPFAQQAAVETPHAIVAAGEALPYASNSFDTILSHEVIEHVADDRQSAQEMVRVLKPGGRIVLFCPNRWYPFETHGHYWKGTYHFGNTPLINYLPDHWRNQLAPHVRAYTWRGIEALFTDQPVKIVHHRRVYGAYDNLIYRFGKPMAAARDLLQRLDGTPFDVWGLSHFMVVEKV; via the coding sequence ATGTCAAAAGGCGAATTAGCGGCATTACGCGGCGTGCCGAGCTACGTCTGGCGCGATGGGCAGGAACGCCGTTTGCAGTTAATCGCACATTGGGCCAAGCTTGATGAAGCGACCGTACTGGAAGCAGGCGGCGGTGTGGGTATGTATGCGTCGCAGATTGGTCGGCGCTATACGGCACGTGTGGAATTATTCGATATTGAGCTGCCATTTGCTCAGCAGGCCGCCGTCGAGACGCCTCATGCGATTGTCGCCGCAGGCGAGGCACTGCCCTATGCCAGCAACAGCTTCGATACGATTCTTTCGCACGAGGTGATCGAACATGTGGCAGATGATCGGCAGAGCGCCCAAGAGATGGTGCGTGTCCTCAAGCCGGGTGGTCGTATCGTCTTGTTCTGCCCGAACCGCTGGTATCCCTTCGAAACGCACGGTCATTATTGGAAGGGCACATATCACTTCGGCAATACCCCTCTGATTAATTATTTACCGGATCACTGGCGTAACCAACTGGCTCCTCATGTGCGGGCCTATACCTGGCGCGGCATCGAAGCGCTGTTTACAGATCAACCTGTGAAAATCGTTCATCATCGCCGTGTTTATGGCGCATACGATAACCTGATTTATCGTTTTGGTAAGCCCATGGCCGCAGCGCGTGACCTGCTGCAGCGCCTGGATGGCACGCCCTTCGACGTTTGGGGCTTATCACATTTTATGGTGGTAGAAAAAGTTTAA
- a CDS encoding GAF domain-containing sensor histidine kinase, whose translation MFTSAWWMRRPNWVYFAQRWVVLIGFCILIILVQERRIESLESIRDLIIAFGIGAIATLLLGGFGLVKSLQPYTPLIASPGDWVIVGVFAYLGAGDPLVIVAIAAVVIVSGILRFGVAWGVVHTLGTVLAVTLALAISATAGQAFNIRLLPDTLVSILPAVVGLVLVAIVTSLWAGALDESNSRKNRQIKKNLAQNEELMQGMIQRAHAVSEMGAALIESRNFDRVLNATMDIGRLCVRQNLKQRVVSMVLLVDDDDSLYVATARGLSHTDENKRFGGMKGIIAETIETGNPVIAGSARLDPELRNMVSFQYIESLLCVPLRAHYDNYGVLLFGSGEADAFYEELIDTLRAVGIQATLAIQNAVLFSTLMEEKERIIEIEESARKALVRDLHDVPTQTVSAVAMRLSLLPKIAEKAPDQLNDEVEKIREMALRATAEIRHVMFTLRPLSLETQGLGEALRQLAEKTEKTYGQRIALDVDQTAVMQLEQKQEGALFYLIEEAVNNGRKYANASLIRVRITLEGSYVIVRVIDNGVGFDMHSVGTNYENRGSFGMVNMRERAELIGGMFDLQSKPGVGTTVIVSVPVEMITRPVKPERADATPRKSFHKRLSREFSGPLSPSS comes from the coding sequence ATGTTCACCAGTGCTTGGTGGATGCGCCGGCCTAATTGGGTTTACTTTGCTCAACGTTGGGTCGTATTAATTGGATTTTGTATTCTGATTATCCTGGTGCAGGAACGGCGTATTGAATCCCTTGAATCGATCCGCGACTTGATCATTGCCTTTGGCATTGGTGCAATTGCAACGCTTCTACTTGGCGGCTTCGGCCTGGTCAAATCGCTGCAACCTTATACGCCCTTAATTGCTTCCCCAGGCGATTGGGTGATTGTAGGTGTCTTCGCTTATCTGGGCGCTGGGGATCCACTCGTGATTGTAGCAATCGCAGCTGTTGTGATTGTGAGTGGGATTTTGCGCTTTGGTGTGGCCTGGGGTGTGGTTCATACCCTGGGCACAGTGCTTGCTGTGACTTTGGCGCTGGCTATCAGCGCGACAGCAGGGCAGGCATTCAATATACGATTGCTGCCAGATACCTTAGTAAGCATCTTACCCGCGGTGGTTGGCTTGGTGCTGGTGGCGATTGTTACCTCACTGTGGGCTGGTGCACTGGATGAATCTAACTCTCGTAAAAACCGCCAGATTAAGAAGAACCTCGCCCAGAATGAAGAATTGATGCAGGGCATGATCCAACGGGCGCATGCTGTTTCTGAGATGGGGGCGGCACTGATTGAATCGCGCAATTTTGACCGCGTGCTCAATGCGACGATGGACATCGGGCGGCTTTGCGTGCGCCAGAACTTGAAGCAGCGCGTGGTCAGCATGGTGTTGCTGGTCGATGATGATGATTCGCTTTATGTGGCGACGGCGCGCGGTCTATCCCATACGGACGAGAATAAGCGCTTTGGTGGGATGAAGGGCATTATCGCTGAGACTATCGAGACGGGGAACCCGGTCATTGCTGGCTCGGCTCGCCTGGACCCTGAACTGCGTAACATGGTGTCTTTCCAGTACATCGAATCGCTGTTATGTGTGCCTTTGCGTGCCCATTATGATAACTATGGTGTGCTCTTGTTCGGCAGTGGGGAAGCGGATGCTTTCTACGAAGAGCTTATCGACACATTGCGGGCTGTCGGCATTCAGGCAACGCTGGCAATCCAGAATGCGGTGCTCTTTAGCACCTTGATGGAAGAGAAAGAACGTATCATCGAGATCGAAGAGAGTGCACGTAAAGCGCTTGTGCGTGATCTGCACGATGTCCCGACGCAGACTGTTTCTGCTGTGGCGATGCGGCTTTCTCTGCTGCCGAAGATTGCTGAAAAAGCGCCTGACCAACTCAATGATGAAGTTGAAAAAATCCGTGAGATGGCTCTACGGGCCACAGCAGAGATCCGCCATGTGATGTTTACATTACGGCCTCTCTCGTTGGAGACACAAGGCCTTGGCGAAGCTTTGCGGCAGCTTGCTGAAAAGACCGAGAAAACCTATGGTCAGCGTATCGCGCTGGATGTAGACCAAACTGCTGTGATGCAGCTTGAGCAAAAGCAAGAAGGTGCGTTGTTCTACCTCATCGAAGAAGCCGTCAATAACGGTCGTAAGTATGCCAATGCCTCTTTGATCCGCGTGCGTATTACGCTGGAAGGCAGCTATGTTATCGTGCGCGTCATTGATAATGGCGTCGGGTTCGATATGCACAGCGTGGGCACAAATTATGAAAATCGCGGCAGCTTTGGCATGGTGAACATGCGGGAACGCGCTGAACTTATCGGTGGTATGTTTGATCTGCAAAGTAAGCCCGGCGTTGGTACGACAGTGATCGTCAGCGTGCCAGTTGAGATGATCACGCGCCCTGTCAAGCCAGAGCGTGCCGATGCGACCCCTCGCAAATCCTTCCACAAACGCTTGTCTCGTGAATTCAGTGGGCCGTTGTCACCTAGCTCATAG
- a CDS encoding MutS-related protein produces MLPSDAALSLLWPPGCEQAFHYHDSTDLINDLNLRLLIRRLSYNPSYERFVRDLLLTLVTDEQIIHYRQAILADLLSNEALVLHLQVVLETILDLERYLGAPQWVENPLRQVAWRLSELDNYVTCMVQFDEILQAASEQLQSDGLRRLRDMIHEIVQAESFIELQQSLPDLLPKIRAIRSITIGINLDEQLRPVSATLLDANIQPVTGSSILNRLLRREKTPEEGAGPLHNARDLNTGGAHFQVELEDRNSPFMPQLFKDLSELMEATSRPIAQALRRYTHINTRFLIALKDEIAFYLGAVKMIQSLQQAGLPMCAPEVAPMPSRIMHMTDLYNVNLALQLQNRQRPAGEVVVRNDAIFDDDIGRIYILTGPNQGGKTTYTQAVGLAYLLMQAGLHVPAVRATLSAVDGIYTHFATEERPEQEAGRLGEEARRLSRIFEQATRYSLVLLNESLASTAADESLFIAQDVVRVLRKLGARAVFATHLHNLAAECEQLNAQTEGDSRVVSIVSHVALEEGPDGQVVRRTYEIKPGPPVSRSYAVELAARYGISYEQLMDVLRQRQLLD; encoded by the coding sequence ATGTTGCCATCTGATGCTGCCCTGAGCCTGCTCTGGCCGCCTGGCTGTGAGCAGGCGTTTCATTATCATGATTCGACAGATTTGATCAATGACCTCAATTTACGTTTATTGATCCGCCGCCTGAGCTATAACCCCAGTTATGAACGATTTGTGCGCGACCTCCTGCTGACGCTCGTCACGGACGAACAGATTATTCACTATCGACAGGCCATACTGGCGGATTTGCTCTCCAATGAAGCGCTTGTCTTGCATTTGCAGGTCGTCCTAGAGACGATTCTGGACCTGGAACGTTACCTGGGAGCGCCACAGTGGGTGGAGAATCCATTGCGGCAAGTAGCGTGGCGTTTGAGCGAACTCGATAATTACGTTACGTGCATGGTGCAATTTGATGAGATTTTGCAGGCAGCCAGCGAACAACTGCAATCTGATGGGTTGCGACGCCTGCGAGATATGATTCACGAGATCGTGCAGGCAGAGAGCTTTATTGAGTTGCAGCAATCCCTGCCGGATTTACTGCCTAAGATACGCGCAATCCGCAGCATAACGATTGGCATCAATTTGGATGAACAGCTCCGGCCTGTTTCCGCGACATTGCTGGATGCCAATATTCAGCCTGTGACGGGGTCGTCTATTTTAAATAGGCTGCTGCGCCGGGAAAAAACGCCAGAGGAAGGTGCAGGACCGCTGCATAATGCGCGTGATTTAAATACGGGTGGGGCACACTTCCAGGTGGAGCTAGAAGATCGTAACAGCCCTTTTATGCCGCAGTTATTCAAAGACTTATCGGAATTGATGGAAGCGACGAGCCGCCCGATTGCGCAGGCCCTGCGCCGCTATACGCATATCAATACGCGCTTCCTCATTGCTTTGAAGGATGAAATCGCTTTTTACCTGGGTGCCGTTAAGATGATACAGTCTTTGCAGCAGGCTGGGCTGCCGATGTGCGCTCCTGAGGTTGCCCCCATGCCATCCCGCATCATGCACATGACAGACCTTTACAACGTCAACCTGGCGCTGCAATTGCAAAATCGTCAACGGCCAGCGGGTGAGGTCGTCGTACGCAATGATGCCATCTTCGATGATGATATTGGGCGCATCTATATCCTGACAGGGCCAAATCAGGGTGGGAAGACGACCTATACACAGGCCGTCGGGCTGGCCTATCTCTTGATGCAGGCCGGGCTGCATGTGCCAGCCGTGCGGGCTACGCTCAGCGCTGTTGATGGGATTTATACGCACTTCGCCACGGAAGAACGCCCAGAGCAGGAAGCAGGCCGCCTAGGCGAAGAGGCACGCCGCTTGAGTCGCATCTTCGAACAAGCAACGCGCTATAGCCTGGTGCTGTTGAATGAGTCGCTCGCCAGTACAGCAGCGGATGAAAGCCTGTTCATCGCGCAGGATGTGGTCCGTGTATTGCGGAAGTTGGGGGCGCGCGCTGTCTTTGCGACGCATTTACACAATCTGGCGGCTGAATGCGAGCAGCTCAACGCCCAGACAGAAGGTGACAGCCGCGTTGTGAGCATTGTCTCTCATGTGGCATTAGAAGAAGGGCCAGATGGGCAGGTGGTCCGTCGCACCTATGAAATCAAACCAGGGCCGCCCGTTAGTCGCAGTTATGCCGTTGAACTTGCCGCTCGGTATGGCATCAGCTATGAGCAGCTTATGGATGTGCTGCGCCAACGGCAGCTATTAGATTAA
- a CDS encoding CBS domain-containing protein yields MFENIIVKDWMTHDVLTASPDMPISDAHQIMKERGIRRLPVVEHEKLVGIVTIGDVREASPSDATTLSIWELNYLWAQLTVGKIMSKNVLTVKADTPILDAAEMMLENKISGLPVVGKGGHLEGIITESDIFRLLVRSRVATPD; encoded by the coding sequence ATGTTTGAAAATATTATTGTTAAAGATTGGATGACCCATGATGTGCTAACCGCATCTCCGGATATGCCAATCAGTGATGCTCATCAAATTATGAAAGAACGTGGCATCCGTCGTTTGCCAGTTGTAGAGCATGAAAAGCTCGTTGGTATTGTCACAATTGGCGATGTAAGAGAGGCAAGTCCTTCCGACGCGACGACCTTGAGCATCTGGGAACTGAATTATTTATGGGCTCAACTTACTGTTGGCAAAATTATGTCTAAAAATGTGCTCACGGTAAAGGCAGATACGCCTATTTTGGATGCCGCTGAGATGATGCTGGAAAATAAAATCAGTGGGTTGCCAGTTGTTGGCAAAGGCGGCCACCTGGAAGGCATCATTACAGAATCAGACATTTTTAGACTTCTGGTGCGGTCAAGAGTCGCAACGCCGGACTAG